One window from the genome of Desulfovibrio psychrotolerans encodes:
- a CDS encoding glutamine--tRNA ligase/YqeY domain fusion protein — protein MSNTPSSPSSSSGTGSAAAGADAKSPAGLDFIRTIIADDNATGKYQGRVHTRFPPEPNGYLHLGHAKSICLNFGIAGEHEGGKCNLRFDDTNPVREDVEYVDSIQEDVRWLGFSWDDRMFYASDYFERLYQLAEKLIMDGKAYVDSLSAEQIREYRGTLTEPGKESPYRNRPVEENLDLFRRMRAGEFADGAHVLRAKIDMASPNMVMRDPTLYRIRKAHHHRTGDAWCIYPMYDYTHCISDSIEGITHSICTLEFENNRELYDWTLQTLGLYRPQQIEFARLNLTYTVLSKRKLIQLVTEGHVRGWDDPRMPTLSGVRRRGFPPEALREFCARIGIAKADSMVDYALLEFCVREKLNAVTPRLMGVVDPVKLVITNYPEGQFDTFTMPLHPEDESYGNRTMRFGRELWIERDDFREEAPKKFFRLTPGQEVRLRYAYYVTCTGVVKDAEGNVKEVHCTYDPESKGGSTEDGRKVKGTLHWVSVADGVPAEVRLYEPLFLKENPNQVEEGKTFIDYLNPDSEKVVTAYVEPHLATYGAGERVQFERLGYFCMDKDAQPGKPVFNRTATLRDSWARVERNQG, from the coding sequence ATGAGCAACACCCCTTCCTCTCCCTCTTCTTCCTCCGGCACCGGCAGCGCCGCCGCAGGTGCGGATGCCAAAAGCCCGGCCGGTCTGGACTTTATCCGGACCATTATTGCGGATGACAACGCCACAGGCAAATATCAGGGGCGCGTCCATACGCGTTTTCCTCCGGAGCCAAACGGCTACCTGCATCTGGGGCACGCCAAGTCCATCTGCCTGAACTTCGGCATTGCCGGGGAGCATGAAGGCGGCAAGTGCAACCTGCGCTTTGACGACACCAACCCCGTGAGGGAAGATGTGGAGTACGTGGATTCCATTCAGGAGGACGTGCGCTGGCTGGGATTTAGCTGGGATGACAGGATGTTTTATGCATCCGACTATTTTGAGCGCCTGTATCAGCTGGCCGAAAAGCTGATCATGGACGGCAAGGCGTATGTGGATTCCCTTTCCGCAGAGCAGATACGCGAATACCGGGGCACCCTGACCGAGCCAGGCAAGGAAAGCCCCTACCGCAACCGCCCGGTGGAGGAGAATCTGGACCTGTTCCGCCGCATGCGGGCGGGCGAATTTGCGGACGGTGCCCATGTGTTGCGTGCCAAGATAGACATGGCATCGCCCAACATGGTGATGCGCGACCCCACCCTGTACCGCATCCGCAAGGCGCACCATCATCGCACCGGCGACGCATGGTGCATCTACCCCATGTATGACTACACGCACTGCATCTCGGACTCCATAGAGGGCATTACCCATTCCATCTGCACGCTGGAGTTTGAGAACAACCGCGAACTGTACGACTGGACCTTGCAGACGCTGGGACTGTACCGCCCGCAGCAGATTGAGTTTGCACGGCTGAATCTTACCTATACCGTGCTTTCCAAGCGCAAGCTCATCCAACTGGTGACGGAAGGGCACGTGCGCGGATGGGACGACCCCCGCATGCCCACCCTTTCCGGCGTGCGCAGGCGCGGTTTTCCGCCGGAAGCGTTGCGGGAGTTCTGCGCCCGCATAGGCATTGCCAAGGCGGATTCCATGGTGGATTACGCGCTGCTGGAGTTCTGCGTGCGCGAAAAGCTGAACGCCGTGACGCCCCGTCTTATGGGCGTGGTGGACCCCGTGAAGCTGGTTATTACCAACTACCCGGAAGGGCAGTTTGATACGTTTACCATGCCCCTGCACCCGGAAGACGAAAGCTACGGAAACCGCACTATGCGCTTTGGGCGCGAGTTGTGGATTGAGCGCGACGACTTCCGGGAAGAGGCTCCCAAGAAGTTCTTCCGCCTTACGCCGGGGCAGGAAGTGCGCCTGCGTTACGCCTACTACGTTACCTGCACAGGTGTGGTGAAGGATGCCGAGGGCAACGTGAAGGAAGTGCACTGCACCTACGACCCGGAATCCAAGGGTGGTTCCACCGAGGACGGACGCAAGGTGAAGGGCACCCTGCACTGGGTTTCCGTGGCGGATGGTGTGCCTGCGGAAGTTCGCCTGTATGAGCCGTTGTTCCTGAAGGAGAACCCCAATCAGGTGGAAGAGGGCAAAACCTTCATCGACTATCTGAACCCGGATTCCGAAAAGGTGGTGACCGCCTATGTGGAGCCGCATCTCGCCACCTACGGGGCGGGAGAGCGGGTGCAGTTTGAGCGGTTGGGGTATTTTTGCATGGACAAGGATGCCCAGCCCGGAAAGCCGGTGTTCAACCGCACCGCCACACTGCGCGACAGTTGGGCGCGGGTGGAGAGGAATCAGGGATAG
- a CDS encoding alkylphosphonate utilization protein, whose protein sequence is MDVKDSNGAPLQDGDSVMLIKDLKVKGSSLNLKRGTVMKGIRLTGKPEEVECRTGKTTLVLKTCFLKKA, encoded by the coding sequence ATGGATGTGAAAGACAGCAACGGTGCACCACTGCAAGACGGCGACTCCGTCATGCTCATAAAGGATCTGAAAGTGAAGGGGTCTTCCCTCAACCTCAAGCGGGGCACGGTGATGAAGGGCATCCGCCTGACCGGAAAGCCCGAAGAGGTGGAATGCCGCACCGGCAAAACCACACTGGTCCTCAAGACCTGCTTCCTCAAAAAGGCGTAA